Genomic DNA from Arthrobacter sp. B1I2:
AGAAGCGGTGCGTTCACTGTGAAGCGCCTCCCCGTTACCGACTCCGGCGTGATGCGGATGAAGTGCTCCTGCCCCACGCCCTGCCAGGGAAACAACGCCCGCCGGATGTCATCCAGGTCAGGGCCGGTGGGCATCGTCTCAGCGGCCCTGCCCTTCACCACGACGCTCCACGCGAGGCCAAACTGGGAGCTGACCGCATCTGCTTCGAGGGCCACAGTGGCCTCCGACTGGAGGGCCTGGTGCTTGGTGCCGCCGCCGGTACGGAAAACCAGCGTGCGGCCGTCCACCTTGTAGTTGACCGGAAAGACATCCGGATGGCCCTCGGCGGTGACAGCCAGGCGCCCCACCCCGGTTTGGGAGAGAAGCGTCCAGCACTCGTCCGCGTCAAGGATTTCCGGCACAGGCACGTTTGTGTTGTCAGTCATAGGGCACAGCGTAGGCAACTCTTCCGCCTGCCGTAAGGGCATAAAGGCCCGGCGTGAAAGGGAGGACCTATGGCCCTTGGGACCGGACTGGCCGAATGGGAGGCTGTGTGGACACCCGGGAACCCTGATCTTCCTGCGAAAGGTGGCCATGCTGACGCATCTGTTCCTCAACCGCCTGCTGTGGGCTGTTGCCGGACTGCTGGCGCTGGCCGCTGCGGTGACCGGAGTCTGGCGGCCGGAGATCTACGAGTGGGTGGTCGCCAGGGAACTGATCCCCGGTGCTTACTCCCAGGACCTGCTTTCGGCGGCGGCCGGGCTCGCGTTGCTGTATCTGTCGTATGCTGCCAGGCCGCACCGGACAAAGTACCAGATCGTGGCCGTGGGGCTCCTTGGCTACCTGTTTTACGCATATGGGATCTACGTGATTGAGCGGACCTACAACGGCTTGTACCTGCTCTACATGGCAGTCTTCGCCCTGTCATTTTGGGCGATGGTCACGGCCGGGGCCACCATGGACCGCGGCAACCCATCCGTATCCCTTTCCCGCGCGCTGAGGATCACGTCGGCGTCCGGGGCCATGCTTCAGCCGCTGATCTTCTACCCACTCTGGATCGGCATGCTCCTGCCCTTGATGCGCAGCGGTGAGCAAATCGATTCCCTCTACTCCATCTTCATCCTGGACCTTTGCTTCATCATGCCCGGATTCCTGATCCTGTCCTTCCTGACGTTCCGGAACCACCGCACGGGGCTGCTGCTCCTGCCGGCGCTCTATGTCCTGGGCTTCACCCTCATCTTCTCCCTGGCGGTGGGTGAACTGGTCAAACCCCTGTTCCGTGCAGCTCCCAGCCTGGCCGCCCTGCTGCCGGCACTTGGGCTCTCGGGGCTTTTCCTCGTGCTTGGAGTACTGCACCTGGCCCGGCTTCGGCCGTCGGGACCACCACTTGAAGGCCCAACCGTCCCGCAGCCCGTGGATCCTCAGCGGGCCAGCGCGCAGTCACCGCCAGCGGCCGGGCAAACAACTCAAAGCCGGCCCCCACAGTAAGGAAAACACCGTGAAAGCTCTCGTCTACGGCGGACCCGGCGACAAGTCATGGATGGATGTTCCAGACCCGCGGATCCAGCAACCCGGCGACGCCATCGTCAGAGTTGAAACCACCACGATCTGCGGTACGGACCTGCATATCCTCAAAGGTGACGTGCCCGCCGTCGAAAAAGGCCGGATCCTGGGCCACGAAGGGGTGGGAACCATCGTGGAGACGGGTCCTTCCGTGACGGGCCTGAAGGTGAACGACCGCGTCATCATCTCGTGCATCAAATCCTGCGGCCGTTGTGCCAACTGCAAGACGGGCCTCTATTCACACTGCCTCGGGGACGAGGGCCAAGAGGGTACTGGGTGGATCTTCGGCCACCTGATCGACGGGACCCAGGCAGAATACGTCCGTGTTCCCTATGCCGATAACTCACTGCACCTGTTGCCCGGGGGAGTCAGCGACGAACAGGCCGTCATGCTGTCGGACATCCTTCCCACCGGATTCGAAATCGGGGTCCAGTACGGCCGCGTCAAGCCCGGCGACAGCGTGGCGGTGGTAGGTGCCGGTCCGGTGGGCCTGGCGGCAATCGCTACTGCCGGACTGTACGGCGCGGCTACGGTGATAGCCATCGACCTCGATGCCAACCGCCTTGAAAAAGCGAAGGAATTCGGTGCCACGGACACCGTCCTTTCCAGCAGTGGCGACTGGAAGGACCAGGTCATGCAGCTCACCGGCGGGCACGGCGTGGACGTGGCCATCGAAGCTGTGGGCATCCCGGCAACGTTCGCAATGTGCACGGACATTGTGCGGCCCGGCGGCTCGGTGGCGAACGTGGGAGTGCACGGAAAACCGGTGGAACTGCACCTGGAAAACCTTTGGATCCAAAACATCAACATCAGCATGGGGCTGGTGAATACCAACACGACACCCATGCTGCTCAAGCTGGTGGCGCAGGGAAAGATCAGGGCGGAAAAATTCGCCACGCACCATTTTGGTTTCGACCAGTTCCTCGACGCCTATGACACCTTCTCCCGGGCTGCCGAAACCAAGGCGCTCAAAGTGATCCTCAAGGCCCAGGCAAGCCGGCCTGCCTGAAGGACGGGCTACAGCCAGTCGGCGGAGAAATCGACCGGCGGCCACCAGCGCGTGCGCGACCTGACCGCGAACCGGCGGCCAGTGATATCAGTGGGGGTAATGGCCACCAGATGGTCCTTGATCCCCGGCTGCCACGGTTCCCGGTCGGCGTCGTCCGGGACGTGCATGCTGGTTTCATCGAACGGCTGCGGCCTGCCCTTGGCAACAACGCTCCAGACCTCCGTGGCGTAAGGGTTGAGTCCGTCCACTTCCAGCGCGGCGACTGCACCGCTGAGCAGGGCACGAAGCTTGGTTCCCGGCGCCGTGCGGAACACCAGGGTTTCTCCGGCAACGGAAAAATTCACCGGAAAAATCTCGGGTACATCACCGTTGATGACCGCCAGCCGGCCGATATAAGAGGACCGAAGGTACCGCCAGCACTCATCAGCGCCCAGTATTTCTGTTTGAGACCCTGCCGGGGATTCGGTCATGCTCCGATCCTAGGGCCTGGACGGCAGCCGCGCACGGGTGGGGAAGGGGCCGCGCCAGCAGGGCGGGCCGCAATTGCTGCGTTCACCCACGGCGTAGCGGCAGCGGGACTTGAATCTGGCCGTCCGTCGTTGTTTCCCGTAAGGACCCGGAAGGGCCACGGCACTGCCGGGAACGGCATGAACCTGGAGGTGCGCCATGGAGCAGGCGCGGGAATTCACACCACCGGAGGACGACGACGTCCTGGACTCATATTCGCAGACCGTGATGCGGGTGGCGGCGGCCGTCACACCCCACGTGGCGGCCATCGAAATGAGCGCCAACCGCCGCAACGGAAGGGTCAGGGTGGGCGCCGGTTCGGCGGTGCTCTTCACCGAGGACGGATATCTGCTCACCAACTCCCACGTGGTGGCCGGAACGCAGAAAGGGCACGCGGTCTTCGGGGACGGGAGCCGGATGGAGCTTGAACTGGTGGGAACGGACCCGCTGTCCGATCTTGCAGTGGTCCACGGTTCGCGGCCCAAGGTCCCGCCCGCGGAATTCGGCGCCGCAGAGACCCTGCGCGTGGGGCAGCTGGTGGTCGCGGTCGGCAACCCGCTGGGACTGGCCGGTTCAGTCACCGCTGGTGTGGTCAGCGGCCTGGGCCGGGCCATCCCGGTCTGGTCCGGCGGCAACAGGCGGGTCATCGAGGACGTCATCCAGACAGACGCGGCCCTGAACCCCGGAAATTCCGGTGGAGCGCTCGCGGACACCCGCGCCAGGATCGTCGGCATCAACACCGCTGTAGCCGGTGCCGGCCTGGGGCTGGCCATACCGATCAACGCCACCACCCGCAGGATCATCTCCGCGCTGCTATCGGACGGGAGGGTGCGCCGCGCCTACCTGGGCCTTGTCAGCACCCCGATCCAGCTCAGCCCCAGCGCCCTGATCCGCAGCGGGCTGCGCGAAGGGCTCCGCGTGGTGGAGGTGCTGCCCGGTTCACCGGCCGGCAAGGCAGGCCTGTCGGCGGGCGACATCATAATCACAGCCGGAGGCCGCCCCGTCAGCAACGCCGAGAGCCTGCAGCGGCTCCTGTTTTCCGACGCCATCGGCGAGCCGCTCGATGTTGCCGTCCTGCGCGATGGCACCGAACTGCACCTCATCGCCGTCCCGGAGGAAATGACGGGCAACGGCGCGGCATGATGCGCGACGGCGGCCCGAACTGGGTGCCGCACACCTCGCCGCCGGGTCCTTCGACTGGGGGCTAAGGGCTGACCGACGGCGCTTCCACGTCCGCGATGCCCACGAAACGCGTCCCCACGCCGTCGTACTCACTCCGGACGCAGCCCGGGCGCACGGCAGGAACGTCGGAAGGCGCATGGTGGCTGCACACCACATAGGTGAAGTCCGGCCACCACTTCTTGGGGCGGGCCGCTTCCTCATAACCGCAGACGGCGCATTCCAGGTGAACCCACACGGGCCGCTTGCCCGTCCGGTTGGCACGCGACTGGACCAGCCAGGGCGGAGGATTGTCCAGGATGCCGCGGAGCTCGGCCTCCGTCATCCACTTGGGCAGGCCGTGGCGCTGAGCCATTTCCAGGGGAACATCAAGGGTTATTGCGGCGTCGCGTCTGCTGATCATCACCTTCCACCATACGGGAGGCCGCCAAATCGCAGGCCGGGGGACATCAATGGAAACAGCGCACTCAGGACGCCAGCGCAATGCCCGCGGCCGCCGCAGCAAAGCCAAGGCCCAGGTTGACTGCCACGTTCAGGGCCGCGGCACCGAACCGTGCTTCGCTGAGCAACCGGACGGTGGCGGTGGTCCACGAACTGAAAGTGGTGAGGCCGCCGGCCAGCCCGGTGGCCAGTCCCACCTGCCATTCGGCGCCCAGCCCCAGTCCGGCGGTCAGGCCGTGTGCCAGGCCGATGATGAAGCAGCCTACGGCGTTGACCACCAGCGTGGCCCAGGGCCAGTGCAGCGCGCCACGGCCATCCGTCCGGACGCTGCGGATGCTGCTGTGGTGGGCGAACCAGCTGTCGATCCCAAACCGCAGCAGCGCGCCGGCCATGCCAAAGACCCCCACCAGGGCTGCCGTGATCATCGCCGGACACGGTTCCGGGAGCTGAGCCGGTTTCGTGCGAGGAGCCTGCCGGACCGCCAGCCCAGGCCGGCGGCCGCGAGACCCAGGAGCAGCGACAGCCCCATGTACGTGAGCAATACGGGGTGCGCACCTGCACGTGCCAGCTGGTCGGAGGCGAAGATGACTGCGGAAAAGGTGGTGAAGGAGCCCAGCAGGCCCGGCCCGAGCCCTGCGCGCAGCCAGAAAGCCGTATGCGGGCGGGCCATCCAGATGGTGGTCAGCGCAGCCAGCGCGAAACTGCCGCTGATGTTGATGCTCAGCGTGGCCCACGGCACCGAGTTGGGCCCGTCCGGGAATGCCAGCCCCAGCCCATACCGCAGCTCACTGCCGAGCAGCCCGCCGACGGCAACAGCCAGCCACGCGCGGCCGTTGGGCATCGCCACGTCAGAGACCGTCCAGGACGCAGCCGGCATGCGGGGCGTCGGTGGAGACCCACAGCGCCGAAGCGATCTCATCGGCGAGGTCGTACTCGCGGACGCCGCCGGGACCACCGATCCGCACCACCAGGGCGCCGCCGAACGGACGCCGGCCCACCACCTCAACTTCCGCATCGAGGTCGATGTCCTGGGCGGCGAGGTAGCGGAGCAGTTCAGGGTTGTCGTCGCTGATCCGGGTGATCCTGCCGGTATGTCCCTGGTCCAGTTCGGCGAGCAGGTGTGCGCGCGGCATCAGCACCTGGCCGTCCGCTGTGGGGATTGGATCCCCGTGCGGGTCACGCTTCGGGTTCCCGAGCTTGGCCGCGACGCGTTCGATGAACGTATCCGACACGGCGTGTTCAAGTTGTTCAGCCTCATCGTGGACTTCGTCCCAGCTGTAGCCGAGCCGCTGGACAAGGTAGGTCTCGATCAACCGGTGGCGCCGGACCATGGCCAGGGCCAGCCGCAAGCCGGCCTCGGTCAGCGTTACGGCGCTGTACGGCTTGTGGTCCACCAGGCCCTGGTCCTTGAGCTTGCGGACCATTTCCGAAACCGAGGAATTTGCCACGCCAAGCCGCTGCGCCAGCTGGGAGGACGTGATGGGTTTGTCCTGCCACTCAGTGAATGAATAGATGACCTTGACGTAATCCTCGATCGAGGAGGAGGGCGCGCCGGTCTTCACACGGTCAAGCCTACCGGCTCGGCGGGGGCCGTACGGGATGCGCCGGTCATGCCTTGACGGCCCGCCACGACAGAGTGAGGTAGGGAAGGTCGAGTTCCTGGTGGGGGCTGTAGGCCAGGTGTTCGTGCAGGTACCAGTCCAGGTTGGCCAGGACCTTGGCCCGCGTCGCCTCGCCGGCCCGCAGGTAGTAGCTGCGTGACTTGGTGAGTTCCATCAGATCCGTGGTGCTGACTTTGTCCTCCCAGCGGGTGACGTGCCCTTCGAGCCCTTGGAATTCAGGTCCGACGACGGGTTTGTGGCCGGGCCGGTACACGTCACCTGCGTGCATGATCCGGGAGAGGCGGTGCACCCAGGGCACGGAGGTGTCCAGCTGGTTCCAGACCAGGCCGAGGGTTCCGTACGGCCGCAGGACGCGGGCCAGTTCGGTGCTTGCGGCCGGGGCGTCGCACCAGTGCCACGCCTGGGCAACGGTGACGACGTCGAAGCCGGCATCGGGCAGGCCTGTCGCCTCGGCAGTCCCGGGCACAGCCGTGGCAGCGGGGTAGTGTTCCTTGAGCTGGGTGAGCATGTCCGCGGAGGGGTCCACGGCCGTGACTGCCAGTCCCATGTCCAGCAACAACGCGGTGAATTTCCCGGTACCGGCGCCGGCGTCGAGGGCGTCATGGGCTCCGGCGGGCACCAGCCACCGGGCCGACTCTTCAGGGTAGCCGGGCCGGACGCGCTGGTAGTGCCTGCCGCCGTCCTGGAAGCTCTGTCCGAGCTCCCGGCGCCGCCCGTGATCGAGCTTGGGGCCACCCCGAACCACCCCTGGCCTCCTTCAGTCAACGCCTTGCGGTACCTTCCGAATCTACCGCATCCGCTGGACTTCTCAGTCGTCCGTGCAGGGGGCAGCGCCGGCCGTTCCCGGCGTGTTGGGGGCCCAATGCGGGTAGGTACGGGAATCGTTGACGGGTACCCAGCGGCCGGCGTCCACCACATAGTCCCATCCCAGTCCGTTGCTGCGCAGCGTCCGGATGCCGGCGAGCAGGCGCTCTGCATCCTCGAGCCGTGAGCCCACCCCGAAGCTTGCGCGGAGGGAACCGGATGGCAGGCCCAGGCGCTTCAGCAGGGGATGCGCGCAGAAGCGCCCGTCGCGCAGGCCCACACCGTGCTCTGCCGAGAGGTAGGCCGCCACCAGTCCTGCGTCGTAGCCCTCAACGGAGAAGTTGACCACGCCGATGGTGTCTGTTTCCGGGTTGGTGTCCTTGAAGATCTGGTGGACCGTGACGCCGTCGATGCCCTGGAGGCCCTCCACCAGGAAGGACCGGATGGCGGACTCGTGGGCATGCCAGCGTTCCTGGTCCAGTCCGGCGATGACCTGGGTGGCACGGGCAAGGGTTGCGGCCCCGAGGACGTTCGGCGAGCCCCCCTCGTGGCGGGCCGGTCCGGTGGCCCAGCTGACGCCGTCGAGCCGTGCTTCCTTGACGGCGCCGCCGCCGGCCAGGTGCGGGACGCCTGCGTCCAGCCAGTCGGGGCGTCCCACCAGGACGCCGGCGCCGAAGGGCGCGTACAGCTTGTGGCCGGAGAAGGCGAGATAGTCGACGCCGTCCGCGCTGATGTCCACCCGGCGGTGCGGGGCGAGCTGGGCCGCGTCCACCACGATCCGTGCCCCATGCTGGTGGGCCAGGGCGGCCAATGCACGGATGGGGAGGATTTCGCCGGTGACGTTGGAAGCGCCGGTGACGGCGAGCAGGCTGACGCCGCCCTGTTCCAGCTCGGCGCGGACGGCCTCAAGGGTGCCGGTGAGCGTGTCCGCGGCAACGATGCTGCGGTGCGGGACGCCCTGCCACGGCAGGAGGTTGGCGTGGTGTTCGATGTCCAGGTAGAGGACGTCGCCGTCGGGGCGGCCATCAGTCACCGGCAGGCAACCTGCCAGCAGGTTCAGCGAGTCGGTGGTGTTGCGGGTGAAGATGACCGAATCATCCGGGCGGCCGCCCACGAAGTCGCGGACGATGGTGCGCGCGTTCTCATACACGGAGGTGCTGATCTGGGAGGCGTAGCCGGCGCCGCGGTGGACGCTCGCGTAGTAGGGCAGGATCTCGTTCAGGTAGGCGGATACCACGGACAGTGCCGGGGCGGAGGCGCCGTAATCGAGGTTGGCGTACCGGACGTGGCCACCCGAAATCAGGGGCGCCTGGATCTCGGCGCCGGTGACGGCAGCGAGCGGCCGGCCGGCAACGGCCTGGCGTGCACCAGAAACGGCGGCTT
This window encodes:
- a CDS encoding pyridoxamine 5'-phosphate oxidase family protein; amino-acid sequence: MTDNTNVPVPEILDADECWTLLSQTGVGRLAVTAEGHPDVFPVNYKVDGRTLVFRTGGGTKHQALQSEATVALEADAVSSQFGLAWSVVVKGRAAETMPTGPDLDDIRRALFPWQGVGQEHFIRITPESVTGRRFTVNAPLLWQTPLDDATRAGFE
- a CDS encoding zinc-dependent alcohol dehydrogenase family protein encodes the protein MKALVYGGPGDKSWMDVPDPRIQQPGDAIVRVETTTICGTDLHILKGDVPAVEKGRILGHEGVGTIVETGPSVTGLKVNDRVIISCIKSCGRCANCKTGLYSHCLGDEGQEGTGWIFGHLIDGTQAEYVRVPYADNSLHLLPGGVSDEQAVMLSDILPTGFEIGVQYGRVKPGDSVAVVGAGPVGLAAIATAGLYGAATVIAIDLDANRLEKAKEFGATDTVLSSSGDWKDQVMQLTGGHGVDVAIEAVGIPATFAMCTDIVRPGGSVANVGVHGKPVELHLENLWIQNINISMGLVNTNTTPMLLKLVAQGKIRAEKFATHHFGFDQFLDAYDTFSRAAETKALKVILKAQASRPA
- a CDS encoding pyridoxamine 5'-phosphate oxidase family protein; protein product: MTESPAGSQTEILGADECWRYLRSSYIGRLAVINGDVPEIFPVNFSVAGETLVFRTAPGTKLRALLSGAVAALEVDGLNPYATEVWSVVAKGRPQPFDETSMHVPDDADREPWQPGIKDHLVAITPTDITGRRFAVRSRTRWWPPVDFSADWL
- a CDS encoding S1C family serine protease; the protein is MEQAREFTPPEDDDVLDSYSQTVMRVAAAVTPHVAAIEMSANRRNGRVRVGAGSAVLFTEDGYLLTNSHVVAGTQKGHAVFGDGSRMELELVGTDPLSDLAVVHGSRPKVPPAEFGAAETLRVGQLVVAVGNPLGLAGSVTAGVVSGLGRAIPVWSGGNRRVIEDVIQTDAALNPGNSGGALADTRARIVGINTAVAGAGLGLAIPINATTRRIISALLSDGRVRRAYLGLVSTPIQLSPSALIRSGLREGLRVVEVLPGSPAGKAGLSAGDIIITAGGRPVSNAESLQRLLFSDAIGEPLDVAVLRDGTELHLIAVPEEMTGNGAA
- a CDS encoding fluoride efflux transporter FluC, whose product is MITAALVGVFGMAGALLRFGIDSWFAHHSSIRSVRTDGRGALHWPWATLVVNAVGCFIIGLAHGLTAGLGLGAEWQVGLATGLAGGLTTFSSWTTATVRLLSEARFGAAALNVAVNLGLGFAAAAAGIALAS
- a CDS encoding fluoride efflux transporter FluC; this translates as MPNGRAWLAVAVGGLLGSELRYGLGLAFPDGPNSVPWATLSINISGSFALAALTTIWMARPHTAFWLRAGLGPGLLGSFTTFSAVIFASDQLARAGAHPVLLTYMGLSLLLGLAAAGLGWRSGRLLARNRLSSRNRVRR
- a CDS encoding metal-dependent transcriptional regulator; translated protein: MKTGAPSSSIEDYVKVIYSFTEWQDKPITSSQLAQRLGVANSSVSEMVRKLKDQGLVDHKPYSAVTLTEAGLRLALAMVRRHRLIETYLVQRLGYSWDEVHDEAEQLEHAVSDTFIERVAAKLGNPKRDPHGDPIPTADGQVLMPRAHLLAELDQGHTGRITRISDDNPELLRYLAAQDIDLDAEVEVVGRRPFGGALVVRIGGPGGVREYDLADEIASALWVSTDAPHAGCVLDGL
- a CDS encoding class I SAM-dependent methyltransferase, with protein sequence MVRGGPKLDHGRRRELGQSFQDGGRHYQRVRPGYPEESARWLVPAGAHDALDAGAGTGKFTALLLDMGLAVTAVDPSADMLTQLKEHYPAATAVPGTAEATGLPDAGFDVVTVAQAWHWCDAPAASTELARVLRPYGTLGLVWNQLDTSVPWVHRLSRIMHAGDVYRPGHKPVVGPEFQGLEGHVTRWEDKVSTTDLMELTKSRSYYLRAGEATRAKVLANLDWYLHEHLAYSPHQELDLPYLTLSWRAVKA
- a CDS encoding aminotransferase class V-fold PLP-dependent enzyme is translated as MTTATVSPQPVTAEAAVSGARQAVAGRPLAAVTGAEIQAPLISGGHVRYANLDYGASAPALSVVSAYLNEILPYYASVHRGAGYASQISTSVYENARTIVRDFVGGRPDDSVIFTRNTTDSLNLLAGCLPVTDGRPDGDVLYLDIEHHANLLPWQGVPHRSIVAADTLTGTLEAVRAELEQGGVSLLAVTGASNVTGEILPIRALAALAHQHGARIVVDAAQLAPHRRVDISADGVDYLAFSGHKLYAPFGAGVLVGRPDWLDAGVPHLAGGGAVKEARLDGVSWATGPARHEGGSPNVLGAATLARATQVIAGLDQERWHAHESAIRSFLVEGLQGIDGVTVHQIFKDTNPETDTIGVVNFSVEGYDAGLVAAYLSAEHGVGLRDGRFCAHPLLKRLGLPSGSLRASFGVGSRLEDAERLLAGIRTLRSNGLGWDYVVDAGRWVPVNDSRTYPHWAPNTPGTAGAAPCTDD